In Mammaliicoccus sp. Marseille-Q6498, the genomic stretch TTTTATTACTTAGTTTATTTTTTGTCATATCGCTTATACACGCAATACTTAGTTATTTCCAAACGATTGTGTTACAACGTGCTGGTTCTGACGTCATTAAAGAGTTAAGAATTAAACTGTTTGAACATGTTCAAAAATTACCGATTAAATACTTCGATAATTTACCTGCTGGGAAAGTTGTCGCAAGGATAACGAATGATACACAGATGATTCTTGAATTATTTACAGTTATTTTACCTAACTTCCTATCTGCATTTATTACGATGATAGGTGTTATTATTGCTATATTCTTAATCAATACTAAAATGGGGTTCATTGCTTTAGTCACAATACCCTTTGTTATGTTTTGGTTATTATGGTACAAAAAAGTAACAGGTAAATATAATCACACGATTCGAGAGAAAAATAGTGATATGAATGCTTTGATAAATGAATCGATTAATGGCATGAATATTATTCAATCGTTTAGACAAGAAAAACAAATTATGAATGACTTTGATAATATGAATAACACATATTTAGATAATTATAAAAGAATCATTCAATTTGATTCATTAACTGAACATAATTTGTTAAGTGCAATTAGAAATATTGTGTTCTTAATGTTAATCGTAGTGTTTGGTTATCAATTTTTATCATCGTCTGTAGCTATTTCAGTTGGTACTTTATATATACTTGTAAATTATATTACGAGACTATTCGATCCTTTATTCGGTGTATTAAATGTATTAGGTCAATTGGAACAAGCGAGAGTTTCTTGTGAACGTGTTTTTGAAATGATGGATGTAAAAGAAGAAGAAATACCTGAACATATTATTCAATTACCAAAACAAATTAAAGGTAATGTAAAATTCAATGATGTGTCATTCGCATATAAAAAAGATGAATATGTTTTGAAAAATATTGATATTGAGGCTAAACAAGGAGAAACGATAGCTTTAGTTGGTCATACTGGTTCAGGTAAAAGCTCGATTATGAATTTGCTATTTAGATTTTATGATCCAACAAAAGGAACAATCGAAATAGATGGGATTCCTACAATTCAATTAGATAAACAAGATATGAGAAGACATATGGGGATTGTATTACAAGATCCGTATTTATATACGGGTACGATTCTTTCCAACATTACATTAAACGATTCACGAGTATCTAGAGAACAAGCAATTGAAAGCTTAAATGCTGTTGGTGGAGATAGAGTATTAGAACATTTTACAAAAGGTATTGATGAACCAGTGATTGAACGAGGAAGAACTTTAAGTTCAGGGCAGCGACAAATTATATCTTTTGCTAGAGCACTTGCTTTTAATCCAGAAATATTAATATTGGATGAAGCAACTTCAAGTATTGATTCTGAAACGGAAGCAATTATTCAAAAAGCTATGACAGTACTGTCAGAGAATAGAACGTCATTTATTATAGCTCATCGACTTTCTACTATTAAAAACGCTGACCAAATAATCGTTTTAGATCAAGGACAGATAATTGAAAAAGGAACACATGATCAATTAATTGATTTAAAGGGACAATACTTTAAAATGTATCAAATGCAATCTTTATCTATCGATTAAAAAAGTCTGGGACATAAACGTCCTAGACTTTTTTTAGTGTCACGTAAAATATAGTACACCTTGATATATAAAGTAAATAACTAAAGCAATGATGGCTAATTTAATTACAACTCTTAATATTCCTACGAAAAATCTAAAGAAGATAATTAATAACAAGATAGCTAAGAATATATATAATAATTCCATTTTTTCACCTCTTAAATTCATTATAAAGTAAGTGGAACAATAATACATCAGACTGCAGTATGATTATAGAATTAGGTCCTAAGTCTGATGTTGTAAGGCACGCCAAATTGTATAATGAGTTATGAATGAGAGGTGTCCATAAAATTGAGATGGTTATTTAGATTAATTAGAAATTTATTAGCACTATTAGCAATCATTATCATAATTGTGATTGTATATAGAAATGTTCCGGCACTGAGTGAGTTAAATCCATTAAATCATAGTAATGAGACAACTAATACGGATGTTACACCTAAAAGAGCGCATTCAACATACACTGTAGAAGATAATCCACTTTTAAAAAATGTACCGTTAAGTCAATCTAAACAAGCGTTTAAATGGATTAACAAAAGAGAATTTATGGATGTATCAGGTTTAGAACGCATGGGCTATAATGATGATTACGTTGCAGGACAAAGAGGTACTGAGTATATCTTATATAAATTTGGTGAACCAAAAATGTACGTATATCAAACTGAACAAGATTTGATTAATGATTTAAATGAAATGAATGCAGGTATTCAACTATTGCCTAAATCTTCTTATTAAGTTTTTTTATATTTCGACAGTCTCACACTTTATTTAAAGTGAACTGTAGGATAAAATAGAAATATCATTGTTATTTAGACATTTGAAGATTATGAGGTGTTTTGATTGTCGAATTTTTTTAAAAATAATAAATTAGTATTTTTTCTAATTTCAATGGTCTTATTAATTGTGATAGTTGGTTATTCGATGAGAGCACAATCTGCATCACTTAGTGAACAATATGCGAGTGATACTTCATCATTTGGTGGAAGAATCATTTCTTACCCAGTAACGATGGTATCAGGCTTGTTTACGAATTTATTCACTTCTGACGATGAAGTCGATAAATTAAAGGAAGAAGTTAAGAGCACCGACCAGATTAAAGCGGACAAAGCAAGGTTAGAAAAAGAAAACAAAGCTTTAAAAAAAGAATTAGAAATGAAAGATATTTCGCAATTTAACCCAATATCAGCAACTGTAATTGCTAGAAGTCCTGATCAATGGATGAACACGATTATAATTGATAAAGGTAAAAAAAGCGGAATGAAAGAAAATATGGCAGTCATTACGAGTGAAGGTTTAGTTGGACGAATTAAAAAAGCTAACCAATTTTCATCTCAAGTTGAACTTATTTCTACTAGTGTTAAAACAAGTAAACTTTCTGTGGACATCCAACAAGATGGAGACAGTATTTTTGGCATGATTAATCGTTATGATGAAAGTAAAGGTTTACTCGTTATTAGTGATATAGATAATAAGTACAAAGTTAAAAAAGGTTCTAAAGTGGTAACAAACGGATTAGGCGATCAATTACCAAAAGGCATACTCGTAGGTAAAGTTGAGAAAGTCGAAAATGATGAATACGGTTTATCAAAAGTAGCGTATATTAAAACATCTACAAATATTAAAGACTTAAATCATGTGTATGTCGCTAAAAGAGATCCACAAACTATCCCTTCATCAGATGAAAGTGGTGAGGAATAATGAGACTTTATGTTATTCCTCTAATTGGTGTTGTACTATTTTATTTAGATTCCTTATTAACGCGACTATCGCCAATACATATGTTTAATGAAACTTTTATAATTGTTCCGAGGTTAACTTATATATATATTTTAATCATTACTGTATATAAGAATCCTAAAGTTGCCATTATATTAGCTATCGTTACAGGTATATTTACAGATATTTATTACGGTGGGGTATATGGAATATATACTTTTGGTTATGCTATATTTGTAGTTATGATGGATAAGTTATTTAAAGTTTTCTACAGAGATATGTTAATGATGGCAATATTATTAATTTTTTCAGTAGTCTTATTAGAAATTTGGGTTATGATTTTCTATGCTGCGTTAGGTATCGCTTCAATTAACTTAGGGCATATTATTTTATTCAGATTTATACCGACGATGATATTTAATTTTATATGTCTCATCATTATTTTCCCATTTGTATTGAAGTTATTAGAAAGAAATACAAATTAACTATTCAATATTGACATAGATAGCTGTAGATGGTAATCTATTTAAGTTGAGTAGTTTCAAGCTACATACAACCGCTCAATCATAGGTCTTAAGTACAGTTGTCACCTATGAATGGCGTGACTTAAAAAATTAGGAGGTGCAAGTATGTTTGCTATAATTGAAACTGGCGGAAAGCAAGTTAAAGTAGAAGAAGGTCAAACAGTTTGGGTTGAGAAATTAGACGTAAACGAAGGTGATTCAGTCACTTTTGATCAAGTATTATTTGTAGGTGGAGATTCAGTTAAAGTTGGATCACCTGTTGTTGAAGGTGCTTCAGTTACTGCTAAAGTTGAAAAACAAGGACGCGGTAAAAAAATCACTGTATTCAAATACAAAGCTAAGAAAAACTACAAACGTAAACAAGGTCATCGTCAACCTTACACTAAATTAACTATCGAAAAAATCAACGCGTAAGCAATGATTAATGTAGATATTAGTTTGAATGATCAAGGGCAAGTTACAGACGTAATCATGTCTGGACATGCTGATTCAGGTGAGTACGGTAAAGATATAGTCTGTGCAGGAGCTTCGGCTGTTGTATTTGGAACTGTCAATGCCATCATCGGATTAACTGATGAAACACCTGATATTGATTACAGTGATGACGGTGGATATTTTCATATACGTAGTGTAGAATTAGATAACGAACAGGCACAAACATTATTACAAGGTCTAATCATTTCTTTGAAAACAATTGAAGAAGAGTACGGACAATATATTAAACTAAATTACAAGTGAGGTGTAACTCATGTTAAAATTAAACTTACAATTTTTCGCATCGAAAAAAGGGGTAGGTTCTACAAAGAACGGACGTGACTCAGAATCAAAACGTTTAGGTGCTAAACGTGCTGATGGTCAATTCGTTACAGGTGGTTCTATCTTATATCGTCAACGTGGAACTAAAGTTTTCGCTGGTGAAAACGTAGGTCGCGGTGGAGACGATACATTATTCGCTAAAATCGACGGCGTTGTTAAATTCGAACGTTTTGGTCGTGACAAAAAGAAAGTATCTGTATACACAGCTGCTGAATAATCACTATATTGAGACACCAGAATTTTTTCTGGTGTTTCTTTTTTTAATCATATCGTGATAATGGTATAATACTAACTATGAATACGGATAATATGGGTGGTTATATGAATAATTTAGATGTGTATTTAAAGTCGAGACATGATTTTGTGAATCAGTTCCAACTTTTATATTCTTATAAACAGTTAGGTAAAGATGATAAAGTTAATTCAATGTTAGATGAATTATATAATGATCTTAAACAAGAACAATTATTTTTAAACACACCATGTAGAAAATTTGTTCAGGAAGTATTTGAACACAAAATCTCATTGTCAGGCTCTAAATGGACATTTGAAATTGAATGTATAAACGATGATTATTATCATAGAAATTTAATTTTGTCAGATAACATACTATTTAGTATTTTTTATATATGGGTCAATGATTTGGGTATTGATTTTGAAGGTATTCATTCACATTTAGGATTAATAGTTGAAGAAGAATTTGTGACACTTATAATTAAAATTAATGATGTTCAGCTAGATGAAAGTAAAATTAAAAAGTGTTTTAGTAGTTATAATACCGAAATAATATCGTTAACAAACGATACGAGTGAGTTAGAATTTTTTATTAATATAAATGAATTAGAGGTGTAAACATGTTTATAGATCAGGTCAAGGTTTCTTTGAAAGCTGGTGATGGCGGTAATGGATTAGTTGCTTTTCGTCGTGAAAAGTATGTTCCGTTCGGTGGTCCAGCTGGAGGAGATGGAGGCAAAGGTGCCTCAGTTATATTTGAAGTAGATGAAGGTTTACGTACATTATTAGATTTTAGATTCCAAAGTAAATTTAAAGCTGATAAAGGCGAGAATGGACAAAGTAGTAATATGCATGGACGCGGTGCAAGTGATTTAGTATTAAAAGTGCCACCTGGTACAATCGTTAAGAACGCTGAAAACGAAGAAGTTTTAGCTGACTTAGTTGAACATGGACAAAGAGCTGCAGTTGCTAAAGGTGGACGCGGCGGTAGAGGTAATTCTAGGTTCGCATCGCCAAGTAACCCAGCTCCCGACTTTTGTGAAAACGGTGAACCTGGAGAAGAGTTAGATGTCGTTTTAGAATTAAAACTTATGGCAGATGTAGGATTAGTTGGATATCCAAGTGTTGGGAAATCAACGCTATTATCAATCGTTTCTAAAGCTAAACCAAAAATTGGTGCTTACCATTTCACAACTATCAAACCTAATTTAGGTGTCGTTCAAACGAGTGACGGTAGAGGATTTGTTATGGCTGATTTACCTGGTTTAATTGAAGGTGCATCAGAAGGTGTAGGTTTAGGTCATCAATTTTTAAGACACGTTGAAAGAACGAGAGTTATCGTACATATCATTGATATGAGTGGAATGGAAGGCAGAGACCCTTACGAAGATTATGTTACAATTAATCGAGAATTAAAATCATATAACGAAAAACTATCTAGAAGACCACAAATTGTTGTGGCAAACAAAATGGATTTACCAGATTCAGAAACACAACTTGATATGTTTAAAGAACAATTAGAAGAAGATGTAAAAATTTTACCAATCAGTACAGTAACGAGAAAAAATGTCGATCAATTGTTATATGAAATAGCAGACTTGTTAGACGAAACTGAAGGTATGGATTTTGATAGCGTCGAAGAAGAAACAGGCGTACACAGAGTTGTATATAAACATGAGAAATCAAGAGATCACTTCGTTATTACAAGAGATGACGACGGTGCATATGTTGTATCAGGTAATTCTATTGAAAGATTGTTCAAAATGACAGACTTTAATCGTGATGCTGCTGTTAGACGTTTTGCTAGACAAATGCGTTCTATGGGCATTGATGATGCGTTAAGAGAACGTGGTGCATCAAACGGTGATATTGTAAGAATATTAGGCGGAGAATTTGAATTTGTCGAATAGGGCGTGTTCTAATTGAAAAAATCAAATGAATCAACAAAGAAGTTCTATTTAATAAGAGAAGATGTTTTACCAGAATCTGTACAAAAAACAATTAAAGTTAAAAATGCATTAATGAAAAATAAAAATTTAACAATTTACGATGCAGTTAAGTCATTTAATTTATCTAGAAGTGCTTTTTATAAGTATAAAGATACGATATTTCCTATAGATAGATTAGAAGAACAGACTAGAAATTTAACTTTAATTTTGTACGTACAAGATGAAGTTGGTATGTTAGCATTTGTGTTAAATAAAATAGCTGAATTGAATGGTTCAGTACTTACGATTCATCAAAGCTTACCTATGAAAGAAAGAGCAACGATAACCATTTCATTAAACGCAGCTAATATAGATTTATCTTTAGAAGAATTAATGGATGCTATAAAAGAAAGTCCATATGTAGATGAAGTAGAAATCATCGGAATGAGTATGTAAAGGAAGTTGTCTAAATGTATGCATATATAAAAGGAACGATTTCACAATTATATCCATCACATATTGTAGTAGAAAATAATGGAATTGGTTATGAAATTCAAACACCTAATTCTTATCGTTTTCAATCACAATTAGAGCAAGAAACACAAGTTTACACGCAATTAATTGTTCGAGAAGATGCTCAATTGTTGTATGGTTTCACTAATTTAGAAGAAAAAGATATGTTTTTAAGCCTTATCAAAGTGACAGGAATTGGACCAAAATCTGCTTTAGCCATTTTAGCGTCTAGTACACCGAATGAGGTGGCTATCGCGATAGAAAATGAAAACGAAGCATACTTAACAAAATTCCCTGGAATAGGTAAAAAAACGGCGAGACAAATAATATTAGACTTAAAAGGTAAATTAATTATTACTGAAGAGTCTGAGTTGTTTAATCAAAATAATAATAATGATTATGATTTATTAGAAGAAGCTTTATTAGCTTTAGAAGCGTTAGGTTATTCAAAACGTGAAATAACAAAAGTTAAAAAAGTTTTAGAAAAAGAATCATTTGATACAGTAGATGCATGTGTTAAAAGAGGATTAGCACTACTTATTCAATAAATGAGGTGATTTTTTTGGATGATCGTATAGTTGATGAACATGAACGTGATGAAGATATACAAAACGAATTATCATTAAGACCTGATACTTTAAGTCAATATATTGGTCAACATAATATAAAATCTAATTTGGATATCTTTATTCAAGCTGCCAAATTGAGAGAAGAGCCATTAGATCATTGTCTATTATATGGACCACCAGGTTTAGGTAAAACGACTTTAGCGCATATCATTTCAAATGAAATGGAAGTAAATTTAAAAACTGCTAGTGGTCCTTCGATTGAAAGACCTGGAGATTTAGCAGCTATTTTATCAGCTTTACAACCAGGTGATGTATTGTTTATTGATGAAATACATCGCTTGAGTAGAGTTGTTGAAGAAGTGTTATATCCTGCTATGGAAGACTTTTTCTTAGATATTGTAGTTGGAAAAGGTGAAGAAGCGAGAAGTATTAGAATTGATTTACCTCCATTTACTTTAGTTGGCGCTACTACAAGAGTTGGTAGTTTATCAGCTCCTTTAAGAGATCGTTTTGGTGTTCATTTAAGACTGGAATACTATGATGATCAAAGTTTAAATGAAATTATTAAACGTACAGCTGAAGTATTCGATGTTCAAATAGATGATCAAAGTACGAATGAATTATCAAAACGTAGTAGAGGTACGCCGCGTATAGCAAATCGATTGTTACGAAGAGTTCGAGATTTTGCTCAAGTAAAAGGAAATACTTCGATTGAAATTGACACGACGAAACACGCATTAGATTTATTACAAGTCGATAAAGAAGGTTTAGACCATATAGACTATAAAATTATGCACTGCATTTTAAATAACTATAAAGGCGGACCGGTTGGCTTAGATGCGATAGCTGCGACGATAGGTGAAGAACGCATAACTTTAGAAGACGTATATGAACCGTATTTAATTCAAAAAGGTTTCATTGAAAGAACACCTAGAGGTAGACGTGCGACTGCTTTAAGTTATGATCATTTTGAAATAAAAAAGAATTAGGAAAGAGGCAAAGTTTGTGAATATTGAAGATTTTGACTTTGATTTGCCTGAATCGCTCATTGCGCAAACACCATTGTTAGAACGAGAAAACAGTAGGTTACTAAAATGCGATAAAAATACTGGTGAATTAGAAGATTTAACATTTAAAAATATTATTGACCACCTTTCTCCAGGTGACTGTTTAGTATTAAATGATACGAAAGTAATGCCAGCAAGATTATTTGGTATCAAAGAAGAAACTGGTGCTAAAGTTGAAATGTTAATGCTGACTCAACAAGAAGATGATGAATGGGAAGTATTAATTAAACCTGCGAAACGAATTAAAGTGAATCAATCTGTTTCTTTTGGTGAAGGTAAAATTATTGCTACTTGTGTTAAAGAGTTAGAGCAAGGTGGCAGAATTATGAAACTTTCTTATAAAGGTATATTACAAGAAAGATTAGATGAACTAGGTGAAATGCCTTTACCACCTTATATTAAA encodes the following:
- the mreC gene encoding rod shape-determining protein MreC; the protein is MSNFFKNNKLVFFLISMVLLIVIVGYSMRAQSASLSEQYASDTSSFGGRIISYPVTMVSGLFTNLFTSDDEVDKLKEEVKSTDQIKADKARLEKENKALKKELEMKDISQFNPISATVIARSPDQWMNTIIIDKGKKSGMKENMAVITSEGLVGRIKKANQFSSQVELISTSVKTSKLSVDIQQDGDSIFGMINRYDESKGLLVISDIDNKYKVKKGSKVVTNGLGDQLPKGILVGKVEKVENDEYGLSKVAYIKTSTNIKDLNHVYVAKRDPQTIPSSDESGEE
- a CDS encoding Spo0B domain-containing protein — protein: MNNLDVYLKSRHDFVNQFQLLYSYKQLGKDDKVNSMLDELYNDLKQEQLFLNTPCRKFVQEVFEHKISLSGSKWTFEIECINDDYYHRNLILSDNILFSIFYIWVNDLGIDFEGIHSHLGLIVEEEFVTLIIKINDVQLDESKIKKCFSSYNTEIISLTNDTSELEFFININELEV
- the obgE gene encoding GTPase ObgE, giving the protein MFIDQVKVSLKAGDGGNGLVAFRREKYVPFGGPAGGDGGKGASVIFEVDEGLRTLLDFRFQSKFKADKGENGQSSNMHGRGASDLVLKVPPGTIVKNAENEEVLADLVEHGQRAAVAKGGRGGRGNSRFASPSNPAPDFCENGEPGEELDVVLELKLMADVGLVGYPSVGKSTLLSIVSKAKPKIGAYHFTTIKPNLGVVQTSDGRGFVMADLPGLIEGASEGVGLGHQFLRHVERTRVIVHIIDMSGMEGRDPYEDYVTINRELKSYNEKLSRRPQIVVANKMDLPDSETQLDMFKEQLEEDVKILPISTVTRKNVDQLLYEIADLLDETEGMDFDSVEEETGVHRVVYKHEKSRDHFVITRDDDGAYVVSGNSIERLFKMTDFNRDAAVRRFARQMRSMGIDDALRERGASNGDIVRILGGEFEFVE
- a CDS encoding ACT domain-containing protein, producing the protein MKKSNESTKKFYLIREDVLPESVQKTIKVKNALMKNKNLTIYDAVKSFNLSRSAFYKYKDTIFPIDRLEEQTRNLTLILYVQDEVGMLAFVLNKIAELNGSVLTIHQSLPMKERATITISLNAANIDLSLEELMDAIKESPYVDEVEIIGMSM
- the mreD gene encoding rod shape-determining protein MreD is translated as MRLYVIPLIGVVLFYLDSLLTRLSPIHMFNETFIIVPRLTYIYILIITVYKNPKVAIILAIVTGIFTDIYYGGVYGIYTFGYAIFVVMMDKLFKVFYRDMLMMAILLIFSVVLLEIWVMIFYAALGIASINLGHIILFRFIPTMIFNFICLIIIFPFVLKLLERNTN
- the rplU gene encoding 50S ribosomal protein L21, with amino-acid sequence MFAIIETGGKQVKVEEGQTVWVEKLDVNEGDSVTFDQVLFVGGDSVKVGSPVVEGASVTAKVEKQGRGKKITVFKYKAKKNYKRKQGHRQPYTKLTIEKINA
- a CDS encoding ABC transporter ATP-binding protein gives rise to the protein MTIVKQLFPFINKYKTRFIIGTIILVLAVGFELLGPLVAMYIIDHYVKSSSEQIIQLRPVILLLSLFFVISLIHAILSYFQTIVLQRAGSDVIKELRIKLFEHVQKLPIKYFDNLPAGKVVARITNDTQMILELFTVILPNFLSAFITMIGVIIAIFLINTKMGFIALVTIPFVMFWLLWYKKVTGKYNHTIREKNSDMNALINESINGMNIIQSFRQEKQIMNDFDNMNNTYLDNYKRIIQFDSLTEHNLLSAIRNIVFLMLIVVFGYQFLSSSVAISVGTLYILVNYITRLFDPLFGVLNVLGQLEQARVSCERVFEMMDVKEEEIPEHIIQLPKQIKGNVKFNDVSFAYKKDEYVLKNIDIEAKQGETIALVGHTGSGKSSIMNLLFRFYDPTKGTIEIDGIPTIQLDKQDMRRHMGIVLQDPYLYTGTILSNITLNDSRVSREQAIESLNAVGGDRVLEHFTKGIDEPVIERGRTLSSGQRQIISFARALAFNPEILILDEATSSIDSETEAIIQKAMTVLSENRTSFIIAHRLSTIKNADQIIVLDQGQIIEKGTHDQLIDLKGQYFKMYQMQSLSID
- the ruvB gene encoding Holliday junction branch migration DNA helicase RuvB; translation: MDDRIVDEHERDEDIQNELSLRPDTLSQYIGQHNIKSNLDIFIQAAKLREEPLDHCLLYGPPGLGKTTLAHIISNEMEVNLKTASGPSIERPGDLAAILSALQPGDVLFIDEIHRLSRVVEEVLYPAMEDFFLDIVVGKGEEARSIRIDLPPFTLVGATTRVGSLSAPLRDRFGVHLRLEYYDDQSLNEIIKRTAEVFDVQIDDQSTNELSKRSRGTPRIANRLLRRVRDFAQVKGNTSIEIDTTKHALDLLQVDKEGLDHIDYKIMHCILNNYKGGPVGLDAIAATIGEERITLEDVYEPYLIQKGFIERTPRGRRATALSYDHFEIKKN
- the ruvA gene encoding Holliday junction branch migration protein RuvA, encoding MYAYIKGTISQLYPSHIVVENNGIGYEIQTPNSYRFQSQLEQETQVYTQLIVREDAQLLYGFTNLEEKDMFLSLIKVTGIGPKSALAILASSTPNEVAIAIENENEAYLTKFPGIGKKTARQIILDLKGKLIITEESELFNQNNNNDYDLLEEALLALEALGYSKREITKVKKVLEKESFDTVDACVKRGLALLIQ
- the rpmA gene encoding 50S ribosomal protein L27, encoding MLKLNLQFFASKKGVGSTKNGRDSESKRLGAKRADGQFVTGGSILYRQRGTKVFAGENVGRGGDDTLFAKIDGVVKFERFGRDKKKVSVYTAAE
- a CDS encoding ribosomal-processing cysteine protease Prp; its protein translation is MINVDISLNDQGQVTDVIMSGHADSGEYGKDIVCAGASAVVFGTVNAIIGLTDETPDIDYSDDGGYFHIRSVELDNEQAQTLLQGLIISLKTIEEEYGQYIKLNYK
- a CDS encoding DUF4930 family protein produces the protein MRWLFRLIRNLLALLAIIIIIVIVYRNVPALSELNPLNHSNETTNTDVTPKRAHSTYTVEDNPLLKNVPLSQSKQAFKWINKREFMDVSGLERMGYNDDYVAGQRGTEYILYKFGEPKMYVYQTEQDLINDLNEMNAGIQLLPKSSY